In Streptomyces sp. NBC_00433, a single genomic region encodes these proteins:
- a CDS encoding alpha/beta hydrolase — translation MPPYAADVTHRLVASPAGRVHLVEQGSGPLVLLVHGFPESWYAWRHQLPALAAAGYRAVAVDVRGYGRSSKPEGVEAYRMRELVADAVAVVHGLREREAVVVGHDWGAGVAANSALLRPDVFRAVGLLSVPYAPRGGPRPSEVFAGMGGDEEFYVSYFQRPGRVEAEIEPDVRGWLAGLYASLSADTMPAPGAPDPHFVGRGGELRDRFPAGTLPGWLGEDDLDVYAEEFERTGLSGALARYRAMDRDWEDLADVDGAPITQPSLFVGGGLDASTTWMSDAIKAYPVTLPGLVSSHILEGCGHWIQQERPAEINRLLIDWLGALPR, via the coding sequence CCCTGGTGCTGCTCGTCCACGGCTTCCCCGAGTCCTGGTACGCCTGGCGGCACCAGCTGCCGGCGCTGGCCGCGGCCGGCTACCGGGCGGTGGCCGTCGATGTGCGCGGCTACGGGCGGTCCTCGAAGCCCGAGGGCGTCGAGGCCTACCGGATGCGGGAGTTGGTGGCGGACGCCGTCGCAGTGGTGCACGGCCTCCGGGAGCGGGAGGCGGTGGTCGTCGGGCACGACTGGGGTGCGGGCGTGGCCGCGAACTCCGCGCTGCTCAGGCCGGACGTCTTCCGCGCGGTCGGGCTGCTGAGCGTCCCGTACGCGCCGCGCGGCGGGCCGCGGCCCAGCGAGGTCTTCGCGGGGATGGGCGGGGACGAGGAATTCTATGTCTCGTACTTCCAGCGGCCGGGACGGGTCGAGGCGGAGATCGAGCCCGACGTACGCGGCTGGCTCGCGGGCCTGTACGCGTCGCTGTCCGCCGACACGATGCCCGCGCCCGGGGCGCCCGACCCGCATTTCGTCGGCCGGGGCGGCGAGTTGCGCGACCGCTTCCCCGCGGGGACGCTGCCCGGCTGGCTCGGCGAGGACGACCTCGACGTCTACGCCGAGGAGTTCGAGCGGACCGGCCTGAGCGGGGCGCTGGCGCGCTACCGCGCCATGGACCGGGACTGGGAGGACCTCGCCGACGTGGACGGCGCCCCGATCACCCAGCCGTCCCTCTTCGTCGGCGGCGGCCTGGACGCCTCCACGACCTGGATGTCCGACGCGATCAAGGCCTATCCCGTGACGTTGCCCGGCCTGGTCTCCTCGCACATCCTTGAAGGCTGCGGCCACTGGATCCAGCAGGAGCGCCCCGCCGAGATCAACCGGCTGCTGATCGACTGGCTCGGTGCGCTGCCGCGCTGA
- a CDS encoding histone deacetylase has product MQASGPVGAGRVWYAAYGSNMDTARLRCYLAGGCPPGGNRTYPGARDRSVPVRSAAVELPGVVYFADRSPVWLGGRAFYDPDADGTVWARAHLVTAGQFSDIAAQEMYRPPGQDLDFGAVLADGRARLGPGRYETLVHAGDLDGLPLLTFTAPWRLDDVAWTKPSAAYVRLMAAGLLGAGAWEAGAIARYVASRPGAAGHWTAEEVMRLLADAAI; this is encoded by the coding sequence ATGCAGGCAAGCGGGCCGGTCGGCGCCGGGCGGGTCTGGTACGCGGCGTACGGCTCCAACATGGATACGGCACGGTTGCGTTGCTATCTGGCGGGCGGCTGCCCGCCGGGCGGGAACCGTACGTATCCAGGGGCTCGGGACCGCAGCGTGCCGGTGCGGTCGGCGGCCGTCGAACTGCCCGGGGTGGTGTACTTCGCGGACCGGTCGCCGGTGTGGCTGGGCGGGCGCGCCTTCTACGACCCGGACGCGGACGGCACGGTGTGGGCGCGGGCGCATCTGGTGACCGCGGGGCAGTTCTCCGACATCGCCGCCCAGGAGATGTACCGGCCGCCCGGCCAGGACCTCGACTTCGGCGCGGTGCTCGCGGACGGCCGGGCGCGGCTCGGTCCGGGACGCTACGAGACGCTGGTCCATGCGGGCGACCTGGACGGCCTCCCCCTGCTGACGTTCACGGCGCCTTGGCGGCTCGACGACGTGGCATGGACGAAGCCGTCGGCCGCGTACGTACGGCTGATGGCCGCAGGCCTGCTCGGCGCGGGCGCGTGGGAGGCGGGCGCGATCGCCCGCTATGTCGCGTCGCGGCCGGGCGCCGCGGGGCACTGGACGGCCGAGGAGGTCATGCGGCTGCTCGCCGACGCCGCCATCTGA
- a CDS encoding PhzF family phenazine biosynthesis isomerase, whose protein sequence is MGMREPLVTMVHACRRDGRGGSPTAVLAETGLGDEERAAVARRSGASHAVFVAEGAVDGEGAALRFFTAEGELPSCGHGTVAALAYLAERAGGGTRRPYEATLRAGGRDFAGRAARDGGAYLAEFRTGKVDLRAAAEDEAGPVREAFRRTTEGFPDGALIASLGRPRLLLPVADRDVLGALDPDQERLRAACDRLGLLGCYAYTPPAEGGRLAARMFAPSIGVPEDIANANSTACLAAWLAGRGVAGVTVETGDALGVPSAVTAVAEPDLSVRVGGWAAVG, encoded by the coding sequence ATGGGAATGCGCGAGCCGCTCGTCACGATGGTCCACGCGTGCCGGCGGGACGGGCGCGGCGGCAGCCCGACCGCGGTCCTCGCCGAGACGGGGCTGGGCGACGAGGAGCGGGCGGCGGTGGCCCGGCGGTCCGGCGCCTCGCACGCGGTCTTCGTGGCCGAGGGCGCTGTGGACGGCGAGGGCGCGGCGCTGCGGTTCTTCACCGCCGAGGGCGAACTGCCGTCCTGCGGGCACGGGACGGTGGCGGCGCTGGCGTATCTGGCCGAACGGGCGGGGGGCGGGACGCGGCGGCCCTACGAGGCCACGCTGCGGGCCGGCGGCCGGGACTTCGCCGGGCGCGCGGCACGGGACGGCGGCGCCTACCTGGCCGAATTCCGCACCGGGAAGGTGGACTTGCGGGCGGCGGCGGAGGACGAGGCCGGGCCGGTGCGCGAGGCCTTCCGCCGTACGACAGAGGGCTTCCCGGACGGCGCGCTGATCGCCTCGCTCGGGCGGCCGCGGCTGCTGCTGCCGGTGGCGGACCGGGACGTCCTCGGCGCGCTCGACCCGGACCAGGAGCGGCTGCGCGCCGCCTGCGACCGGCTCGGCCTGCTGGGCTGTTACGCCTATACGCCGCCGGCGGAAGGCGGGCGTCTCGCGGCCCGGATGTTCGCACCGTCCATCGGGGTGCCCGAGGACATCGCCAACGCCAACAGCACGGCCTGCCTGGCCGCTTGGCTCGCCGGGCGGGGCGTGGCCGGTGTGACCGTCGAGACGGGTGACGCGCTGGGCGTGCCGTCCGCGGTCACGGCGGTCGCGGAGCCGGACCTGTCGGTGCGGGTCGGCGGGTGGGCGGCCGTGGGGTGA
- a CDS encoding GNAT family N-acetyltransferase has product MNDVRGAVVELVGWGEGDFWLLERVNAPEMTEHLGGPESAEQLERRHQRYLELAAGRMFRVVLAESGETAGSVGYWEREWRDGTVWETGWGVLPEFQGRGLAVAAARAVTVAAREAGTHRYLHAFPGADHAASNAVCRKAGFELLGEVAFEYPKGSWMTSNNWRVDLAGGG; this is encoded by the coding sequence ATGAACGACGTGCGCGGGGCAGTGGTGGAGCTGGTCGGCTGGGGGGAGGGGGATTTCTGGCTGCTGGAGCGGGTCAATGCCCCGGAGATGACGGAGCACCTCGGAGGGCCGGAGAGCGCGGAGCAGCTGGAGCGGCGGCACCAGCGGTATCTGGAGCTCGCGGCCGGGAGGATGTTCCGGGTGGTGCTCGCGGAGAGCGGGGAGACCGCGGGCTCCGTCGGGTACTGGGAGCGCGAGTGGCGGGACGGGACGGTGTGGGAGACCGGCTGGGGGGTGCTGCCGGAATTCCAGGGGCGGGGGCTGGCGGTGGCGGCGGCCAGGGCGGTGACCGTGGCGGCGCGTGAGGCGGGGACGCACCGGTATCTGCACGCGTTTCCCGGTGCCGACCACGCGGCGTCGAACGCGGTCTGCCGCAAGGCGGGGTTCGAGCTGCTGGGGGAGGTCGCGTTCGAGTACCCGAAGGGGAGCTGGATGACGTCGAACAACTGGCGGGTGGACCTGGCCGGCGGCGGGTAG
- a CDS encoding aminoglycoside 3'-phosphotransferase, whose product MDYSGPPQGEVPVPAPIAAFAGGRPVLPVWVNRSGGVTFRLGDGDGRLFAKWAPAGSGLDLGAEAARLRWAVDFTPVPRVVGHGLDGAGGGEWLVTEGLPGESAVSPRGKADPKATVRALGAGLRALHDRLPVDDCPFSWSVERRRAKALAAGETVPAGPPPPVDRLVVCHGDACAPNTLLDENGSWSAHVDLGALGVADRWADLAVGAGNLDFNFGPGWEGTYYDAYGIAPDPERIAFYRLLGGFSR is encoded by the coding sequence ATGGACTACTCAGGACCGCCGCAAGGCGAAGTGCCGGTGCCCGCCCCGATCGCCGCTTTCGCGGGCGGGCGGCCGGTGCTGCCGGTGTGGGTCAACAGATCGGGCGGCGTGACCTTCCGGTTGGGGGACGGCGACGGCCGGCTGTTCGCCAAGTGGGCGCCCGCCGGGTCCGGTCTCGACCTCGGCGCGGAGGCGGCGCGGCTGCGCTGGGCCGTGGACTTCACGCCGGTGCCCCGGGTGGTGGGCCACGGCCTGGACGGTGCCGGGGGCGGCGAGTGGCTCGTCACGGAAGGTCTGCCGGGGGAAAGCGCGGTCAGCCCGCGCGGGAAGGCGGACCCGAAGGCCACCGTGCGGGCGCTGGGCGCGGGCCTGCGCGCGCTGCACGACCGGCTGCCGGTCGACGACTGCCCGTTCAGCTGGTCCGTGGAGCGCCGCCGGGCCAAGGCCCTCGCGGCGGGCGAGACCGTCCCGGCCGGGCCGCCGCCCCCGGTCGACCGGCTGGTCGTCTGCCACGGCGACGCGTGCGCCCCCAACACCCTTCTGGACGAGAACGGTTCCTGGTCCGCCCACGTCGACCTCGGCGCGCTCGGTGTCGCCGACCGCTGGGCCGACCTCGCGGTCGGTGCCGGGAATCTGGACTTCAACTTCGGCCCCGGGTGGGAAGGGACGTACTACGACGCCTACGGCATCGCGCCCGACCCGGAGCGCATCGCCTTCTACCGCCTGCTGGGCGGCTTCAGCCGGTGA
- a CDS encoding DJ-1/PfpI family protein, whose translation MTVPAPQGPAPIRVAVIAVPPVTAFDLTIPDLVLGELAVRGRPGYDVRVCTAEPGRLVTAGGGLEIAVAHGLDAAADADTVIVTGTGARDDVDPRVLDLLRTAHAAGRRVVSICTGAFVLAEAGLLDGRPATTYWAKSAEFSARHPRVELRPGVLYVDDGGILTSAGLSAGIDLCLHLIRKDYGAATANATARLVVAAPVRPGGQAQFIDTPLPPENGTSLAPTRAWALTRLDRPLTRADLAAHARTSVRTLTRRFHAETGLSPLQWLLHQRVNRAQELLETTDLPIPRVADLSGLSTPDSLRHHLTRRTGLAPSAYRTAWHRSPAAPEGVTS comes from the coding sequence ATGACCGTTCCCGCCCCGCAGGGGCCCGCCCCGATCCGGGTGGCCGTCATCGCGGTGCCGCCGGTCACCGCCTTCGACCTGACGATCCCCGACCTGGTGCTCGGCGAACTTGCCGTACGCGGCAGGCCCGGCTACGACGTGCGGGTCTGCACCGCGGAGCCCGGCCGCCTGGTCACCGCGGGCGGCGGCCTGGAGATCGCCGTGGCGCACGGCCTGGACGCCGCCGCCGACGCCGACACGGTGATCGTCACCGGCACCGGCGCCCGCGACGACGTCGACCCGCGGGTGCTCGACCTGCTGCGCACCGCCCATGCCGCGGGGCGGCGGGTCGTGTCGATCTGCACCGGCGCCTTCGTGCTGGCCGAGGCGGGCCTGCTCGACGGCCGCCCCGCGACCACCTACTGGGCGAAGTCCGCCGAATTCAGCGCCCGTCACCCCCGGGTGGAGCTGCGCCCCGGTGTGCTCTACGTCGACGACGGCGGCATCCTCACCTCCGCCGGGCTGTCCGCCGGGATCGACCTGTGCCTGCACCTGATCCGCAAGGACTACGGCGCCGCGACGGCGAATGCCACCGCGCGGCTGGTGGTGGCCGCGCCCGTACGCCCGGGTGGGCAGGCGCAGTTCATCGACACCCCGCTGCCGCCGGAGAACGGCACGTCGCTCGCCCCGACCCGCGCCTGGGCGCTGACCCGCCTCGACCGGCCCCTCACCCGCGCCGACCTGGCCGCCCACGCCCGCACCAGCGTGCGGACCTTGACCCGCCGCTTCCACGCCGAGACCGGCCTGAGCCCGCTGCAATGGCTGCTGCACCAGCGCGTCAACCGCGCCCAGGAGCTGCTGGAGACCACCGACCTGCCGATCCCCCGGGTGGCCGACCTGAGCGGCCTGTCGACCCCCGACTCGCTGCGCCACCACCTCACACGCCGCACCGGCCTGGCCCCCTCCGCCTACCGCACGGCCTGGCACCGGTCGCCGGCGGCGCCCGAGGGCGTCACGAGCTGA
- a CDS encoding NAD-dependent epimerase/dehydratase family protein, with product MSQHANTAVVVGAGATGSAAAVLLAESGDRVLLVTRGGSGPGHPRIERVAADAGDPVRLTAIAAGADVLINCAMPPYDRWPAEFPPLAASLLSAAEATGAGYVMLGNLYGYGPVDGPFTDDLPLAPSSVKGEVRARMWQDALASYEAGRARVTEVRSSDFLGGGAYSPFTILVGDQVLAGRPAAYPGDLDAPHSWCYAGDVARTLVAAARHEDSWGRAWHVPPTSDLPVRDLAARLAARAGAPAPRLFRMTAAELDAAARADPITAEFPEVLYLLDRPLLLDATPTTEKLGVTATPLDEVLDSMATRTP from the coding sequence GTGTCGCAGCACGCCAACACCGCTGTCGTGGTCGGAGCCGGAGCCACCGGCTCAGCCGCCGCCGTCCTGCTCGCCGAGTCCGGCGACCGGGTCCTGCTGGTCACCCGCGGCGGCTCCGGCCCCGGCCACCCCCGTATCGAACGCGTCGCCGCGGACGCGGGCGACCCCGTACGGCTCACCGCCATCGCCGCCGGCGCGGACGTGCTGATCAACTGCGCGATGCCGCCGTACGACCGCTGGCCGGCCGAATTCCCGCCGCTGGCAGCCTCGTTGCTCAGCGCGGCGGAGGCGACCGGCGCCGGGTACGTGATGCTCGGCAACCTCTACGGCTACGGCCCGGTCGACGGGCCCTTCACCGACGACCTGCCGCTCGCGCCGAGCAGCGTCAAGGGCGAGGTGCGGGCCCGGATGTGGCAGGACGCGCTGGCGTCGTACGAGGCGGGGCGGGCACGCGTCACCGAGGTGCGGTCCAGCGACTTCCTCGGCGGCGGCGCCTACTCCCCCTTCACGATCCTGGTCGGCGACCAGGTGCTCGCCGGAAGGCCCGCCGCCTACCCCGGCGACCTCGACGCCCCGCACAGCTGGTGCTACGCCGGCGACGTGGCCCGCACGCTGGTGGCGGCGGCCCGGCACGAGGACTCCTGGGGGCGGGCCTGGCACGTGCCGCCCACCTCGGACCTCCCGGTCCGCGACCTCGCGGCCCGCCTCGCCGCCCGAGCCGGCGCCCCCGCGCCCCGACTTTTCCGCATGACGGCGGCGGAACTCGACGCTGCGGCCCGCGCCGACCCGATCACCGCGGAATTCCCCGAGGTGCTCTACCTGCTCGACCGCCCGCTGCTCCTCGACGCGACCCCGACCACCGAGAAGCTGGGCGTGACGGCGACCCCGCTGGACGAGGTCCTCGACAGCATGGCGACGCGGACGCCCTGA
- a CDS encoding HAD-IA family hydrolase has product MTETPLPRPFDAVLCDIDNVIRHYDPSPLTALERAVGLAEGTTARIAFAPEVDMPLLLGEITPREWVESIAAAFARQGVLGAADARPLAATLAASPFAADQAVVGLLRRIRGEAGLPLVLVSNASVDLEDDLAALGLIDLADHVVSSARVGVAKPDPRIYAIAVDHAGVAAERCLFVDDSRENVDAALALGMSALHYREPDDLRDALAPAFTTTQLRPAP; this is encoded by the coding sequence GTGACCGAGACCCCGCTGCCGCGCCCCTTCGACGCCGTCCTGTGCGACATCGACAACGTCATCCGCCACTACGACCCGTCCCCGCTCACCGCGCTGGAGCGTGCCGTCGGCCTGGCCGAGGGGACCACGGCGCGGATCGCGTTCGCGCCCGAGGTCGACATGCCGCTGCTGCTGGGGGAGATCACCCCGCGTGAGTGGGTGGAGTCGATCGCGGCGGCCTTCGCCCGGCAGGGGGTGCTCGGCGCGGCGGACGCGCGGCCGCTGGCCGCCACGCTGGCCGCGTCGCCCTTCGCCGCCGACCAGGCGGTCGTCGGGCTGCTGCGCCGGATACGCGGCGAGGCCGGGCTGCCGCTGGTCCTGGTCAGCAACGCGTCCGTCGACCTGGAGGACGACCTCGCGGCGCTGGGGCTCATCGATCTGGCCGACCACGTGGTCAGCAGCGCGCGGGTCGGGGTGGCCAAGCCCGACCCGCGCATATACGCCATCGCCGTGGACCACGCGGGAGTGGCGGCGGAGCGCTGCCTGTTCGTGGACGACTCGCGGGAGAACGTCGACGCGGCCCTCGCCCTGGGCATGAGCGCGCTGCACTACCGCGAGCCCGACGACCTGCGGGACGCGCTCGCACCGGCCTTCACGACCACCCAACTGCGCCCGGCCCCCTGA